A part of Terriglobus roseus genomic DNA contains:
- a CDS encoding DUF4435 domain-containing protein: MLFDRRRVIDLIARYKLEPSLRDIYVEGAVDERLVRLVLRQIGCTNASVFRIDVVDVTDDMLTRVGLNRGEKAEVIALACELERELGRTLSFTGIVDADADRLLGLEHNCSLLLTTDYTCMEMYWLEEQTIDKFLSFIGVDDVDLAGFCAILRQPLQEVFLIRAAIQALRLPIAMKPFSRYVTENDGVLILDCSAYIDALLNAACLTRKRNDLVRKTEELRGLLAEDLKHSAQGHDLFSAVIIAFRKKLHAMGLREDKGVSHALWWALNLNALQESPLFASVLARVS; the protein is encoded by the coding sequence ATGCTTTTTGACAGACGACGGGTTATTGATCTCATAGCCAGATACAAGCTAGAACCTTCTCTCCGCGACATATATGTGGAAGGTGCTGTCGATGAACGGTTGGTTCGACTCGTTCTTCGGCAGATAGGGTGCACGAATGCATCTGTTTTTCGTATCGATGTCGTCGATGTTACGGACGACATGCTCACTCGCGTGGGCCTCAATCGAGGAGAGAAGGCAGAGGTAATTGCGCTTGCCTGTGAGTTGGAGAGAGAGCTGGGGAGAACACTATCCTTTACCGGAATAGTTGATGCCGACGCAGATCGTTTACTCGGTTTGGAGCATAATTGCTCTCTCCTTCTGACGACCGATTACACATGCATGGAGATGTATTGGCTAGAAGAGCAGACCATCGACAAATTTTTATCATTTATCGGCGTCGACGACGTTGATCTAGCTGGGTTTTGTGCAATCCTTCGCCAGCCGCTCCAAGAAGTATTTCTCATTAGAGCTGCGATACAGGCGCTCAGGCTGCCGATCGCAATGAAGCCGTTCTCTCGATATGTCACGGAGAATGACGGCGTCCTCATCCTAGATTGTTCGGCGTATATCGACGCTCTTCTCAACGCTGCTTGCCTTACCAGGAAGCGCAACGATCTTGTTCGTAAGACGGAAGAGCTACGGGGGCTCCTAGCTGAGGACTTGAAGCATTCCGCTCAGGGACATGATCTTTTTAGTGCAGTAATTATCGCTTTCAGGAAAAAATTGCATGCCATGGGGTTAAGGGAAGACAAGGGTGTGTCTCACGCACTTTGGTGGGCGCTCAACCTTAACGCCTTGCAGGAATCGCCGCTCTTTGCCTCAGTTCTTGCAAGAGTTTCATAG